Sequence from the Pseudoalteromonas espejiana DSM 9414 genome:
CCATCCTCGCTCACATCAAAATCTCCTCCAGAATAAGGGCGACCAAAAGCAACACTACCGATTTGCTCAGTGATCACTTTACGCTTGCCACTGCGAGGCTGATAGGCAAGGGCTGTTTGACCTTCATCTGCATAGCTAAAATAAACGCCTTTAGAATTAGCACTCCACTTTATTTGGCCAACACTTCTATCAAAGTTAGGCGTAAGGCTTGTTGTTTTACCAGACTTTAAATCGCGAATATAAAGTTGGGTATTTTCGTAATTGGTACGCTTATCGTCATAGCCTGTGTAGGCTAAATAACGGCCATCGGGAGATACTTTAGGTTGTTGGTCTGGGCCATTTCTAACGGTTACTGGCTCAATAGCTAGAGTGTTTAAGTTAAGTTTATACACTTCGCTATTGGTAGGTTTTAACTGATTTTGAGCGTGTCTATTAGCTGAAAAATAAAGTGATTTACCATCTTTACTAAAACTTACCTCACCTGCATTATCAAATTCATCATCAGTGAGCTGCTTTGCATTACCGCCATTTGCATCAATTACAAATAGTTGGCTAAAGCCTTTTTGTGTGTAACCACCGCCATCGGCTCGGTAATAAACATCATCTATAAATTTAGCAGGCTCTGCCCATGAAGCGCCTTTTGGCTTGCCAGGTAAATTAATGGGTGGTGCACTGCTACTTGGTACAAACATGCTAAAAATAAGCTGGTTAGAATTAGGGCTCCACGTAATGGCTCGAGGGCTTGCAGTTAGATTACTTATTTTGGCAACCGCACCGGTTTTAAGCCATTTCATATATATTTGGCTGCTACCATCGCGATTAGAAATAAAAGCAAGGCGTTGGCCATCTGGTGAAAGCACCGGTGAGTAATCCATGTGCACGCCGGAGGTAAGTGGCTGCAGTTGCTTAGTTTTGTAATCAACAGACCATATATTACTCACTTTGCGGTCGGTTTTTATATCCATACGATTACGTACAAAATAAACCGTTTTACCGTCGTCAGTAATATCTATCTGATTTGCGTATTCTAAATTAAATACATCTTGAAGTTGGAGTGTGTCAGTGCTTGCGTAAGCTAACTGGCTGCAGCCTAACGCTAAACTACTGCTTAAACTCAGTGCAAATAACTTTTTCATTAATGTTCCCTGTTGTATTTTTAGTTACTCTATAAGTAGTTATATGTTAGCTAAACAGGGATTAAAAGAAGGATGCGATGAAGCTCTTATTTAACTCTATGAGTTAAAGCTGTAAAGGGCCTTTACAGCTTATAATTTTGACCAGCTAATTATTCAGCAGAGTTACAAAGTGACTTAATGTCTTTTATAAGCGCAATGCCATCGGCGTTATCACCGTGTACACATAAACTATTTGCATCTAAGTTGAGTTTTTTCCCGGAGCGGGTAGTTACACAGCCATCTTTTAGTAGCTGTTTTACTTGTGCCATAAGAGCTGCTTTATTGTGCACGCTGCCATCAAGATGGCGAGACACTAAGTGACCTTCATCTGTGTATTGCCTGTCGGCAAAGGCTTCTAAAATAAGTTCTACACCTAAGCTATTGGCTGCAAAAGTATGCTTGGCGGACTCTTTAGTGGCTAAAATCATTAGTTTTAATGGGGAAGGGTAGTGTGCGATGGCGGTAATAACAGTTTGTAGAATGTGATCGTTTTTCATCATGTCGTTATACAAAGCGCCGTGTGGCTTAACATAGCTTAAGGTTAAGCCTTGTACTTTAGCCATGCCTTCTAGTGCTGCTATCTGATAATGAAGGCAATTAGTCAGTTCTTGTGCGCTAAGTGACATGGAGCGCCTACCAAAGCCTTGCTGATCGGGGTAACTTGGATGCGCACCAATTTGTACATTGTGTTGCTTAGCCAAAAATAGGGTATCGGCTATTACATCAGGGTCTCCACCATGGAACCCACAGGCAATATTTGCCATATCAATATGAGGCATTACCTCAGTGTCTAATCCCATTGTCCATGCGCCAAAGCTTTCGCCTAAATCGCAATTAAGTTTCATTTTAAAACCCTTGTTATTATTATTTTATGGTTACCGGTAACTCACCGTTTGCACTGGTGCTACCTAATAATACATTAGCAAGCGCTGTAAAAGCAGGGCCAGCAACTATATTGTTTTTATCTGTATCGATATTATACGCATAAGAGGCAAGAACTGCATCTGCACTGTTGCCAAACTGTGCGATGTCGTAGGGGGCACGTAAGCTTATAAACACCGTTTTTTTGTTTTGCGACTGAGCATAACTAAGCAATGATGCCAATGCTTTAGGTTGTTGTGCGCTGTTAAGTGAAAAATTAGGATCGTCTTTTAAATCATCCATACCGCCTATTTCTACCGCGCTCTGATTAGGGGTTGCGTTGCCGGCAATGATTACATCGGCCTGTTTTATAAAGTGTTGTGCATCGGTAGGTTTATACCCTTGCAAGCTACTGCAGCTAAAGCTAAGCGATGCTGAACTTGCCGCTTCAAGTGCTTGTTGCATAGCCATACATTTTCGCGTATCGGGCATAATTATATGTACATGCTGACCTTTTGTTAGTTTGAGTGGTAAAGCAGCATTATTATTTTTAACCTCGGTTATAGCATTTACGGCAAGCTCGGCTTCTATTTTTCGGTGAGCTTGCGAGCCTATAATTTGCTTTGCATCAACCAGTGCATTAAATGCATCAAAGTTGGTGGTTAACTTAAATGTATTTTTGAGAGAAGTAATACGCATCGCCGATTGCGCAATTTCGGTTTTGTTTAGCTGCTTTGTGTTTACCGCTGTAACTAGCTCTTCTATTAGTTTATCTAGGGTGGCTAAATTATCCGGTGTTCTTATTTCTATTGGCATTAGGGCTAAATCTACACCGGCTGAAAAAGTATTAATTACCGCTTGGGTAGGAGTGAAAAAATGGCTAATGCCAGCCATATCGAGTGCGTCGGTAACGACTACGCCTTGGTAATTTAATTCGCCTCGTAAAATATCAGTAATGATAGTGCGCGACATAGTGGCAGGTTTAATCATACTTTTGCCGTCAACACTTACAAAAGTACTGCTATCGAGCTGTGGGTATTGAATATGCGCCGTCATAATCATCCCAGGGTTTTGTGTAGCAATAATATGTTTAAATGGGGCGAGATCTTGCTGGTAAATTTCTTCTTTAGAATGGTTAACTTGTGGCAAGCCTGTATGGCTATCTACGTTGGTATCACCGTGGCCAGGGAAATGCTTTAACGACGTTATTACCCCATTGTTTTCGTACCCTGCAACTTGGGCTGCGCCAAGCTTGCTAACCAAAGCCGGGTTTTCACCAAATGAGCGTACATTGATTACCGGGTTATCGGGGTTCATGTTTACATCTACTGTGGGAGCGTAGTTAACATTAATACCTAACGATTTAAGCTCTTTTGCTATAACCGTTGCTGTTTGCGTTGCGTATTTAGTGCCATGCTTTTTATATGTAGCACCAATAGACATGTTACCTGTAAATGATGTGGCAATATCGCGCGGTAATCTGGCAACGCGTCCGCCTTCTTGATCGATTGAAATAAACAGCGGTAATTTGCTACTTGATTTACTAGCCGCTTGTTGCAGCTGACTATTTAAATTTATGGTTTGCTCAATTGATTGGGTATTTTCTGAAAATAAAATAACGCCGCCAATATTATGCTTTGTAATGGCTGCTGCTAGTTCATCAGGTAATGAAGTAACCGGTGTTCTGCATTGCTTAGCGGTGCCTTGTTGGCAAAAATAGCGCAAATCGAGAATTAGCTTTTGTCCTATCTGTTGTTCAAGAGACAGTGTGGGTTTAGCAAAAGAAGATTGTAATGGCATTAAGCACCCAGATAAAAAAACAATAGTTGATACAACGTACTTATTTAGCAAAATACTCTCCAAAGCTAAATAAAATAGATAAGTACACGCAGCTTATCTACTTTTAGGCGCAACTGCAAAGCGACTGTAGCGATTAAGGCAGGGGGCATATTAAAACAGTATATTTAATGGTTTAATGTTCAGCATGGAGTTATAATTGAACGCTTTGCGTACACTTTTGTGTGTAGTTATGAATTGGTTTTGGAAGAGTTTTGTTTAAAAAATTATTACCGGCTTTAAATTTAAGGCTGCTTATTTTGCTGCTCGCTTTTTCTGCAGCAACAAGCACACTAATAGGTAGCTTTTACTCTACTTATCAAGTTCAAAAAGAGCAGCTTACCGCTTTTACGCTTAAAAGTAATTTGGCCTATGCACAAAAGCTAGCTTCTACAACTGATAACTTTTTAGAATCAGCCCTTCAGCAGCTTGCTTACTCCGCTAAAGTGATTGAGCAAGCTACAGATGATATAAAGCAGCTAAATAACGAAGCGATTAGATTAAACCATCAAACAAATAGCTTTAATTCTGTGGTTATTAATATTGATGGAATAATAGCGGCAACATCACCACGCTTTGAAAAAATTATAGGCAAACCTATTAATTCACCTGGCGCATTAGAAGCATTAAAAGAAAAACGCCCATTAGTAAGCCACCCTTATATGTCGGCGGCGGGGAATTTAATTGTTTTTATATCGCATCCACTTTTTGACTCACAAGGGAATTATTTAGGCTACATTGGTGGCTCCTTATATTTAAAAGAAAAAAACATTCTTAATGCGCTACTTGAGCAGCACTACTATGAAGGCGGCTCTTATCTTTATGTTGTGAGTTCAGATAAGCGAATTCTTTATCACCCAGAACCGAATAGGATTGGCTCAGTTGTTACTAACAATGCAGTTATAGATGCCGTGCTAAGTGGCGAAAAAGGAGTGTTGCAGGTCACCAATAGCAAAAATAAACCTATGCTTGCAGGGTATGCCCCCGTTACATTGTCTGGCTGGGGGATAGTGGCGCAGAGACCTTTAAAGTCGACCTTATCTTCGTTAGATACATTAACTGTTGAAGTGATTAAAAGAACAATTCCCATGGCGTTAGTTACATTTATTTTTATTGGATTATTTGCTCACTTTATTGCAAGACCACTAAAGCGATTAGCGGATAACGCAAATACACTTGATACACCTAAAAGTTTAGAAAAACTTAAAAATGTAAAGTCGTGGTATTTTGAAAGTCATCAACTTAAAACGGCAATGTTAAAAGGGGTGTCGTTATTGCAAAGTCAGATAGGGCAGCTGCGCCATGATGCGCAAACAGACCCTTTAACGGGGGCACATAATCGACGAAGTTTAGATAGTATTGTTGACTGCTTAATAGGTGAGCAAACGCCATTTGCCATATTAGAAATAGATATTGATTTTTTTAAGCGCGTAAACGATACTTTTGGCCACGATATTGGTGATGAAGTATTAAAGTCGCTAACTAATATTATTAAAAGTTTATGTCGTAAAGGCGATATTGTAGCGCGCACCGGTGGCGAGGAGTTTATTCTTATTTTGCCTAATGAGGATAGCAAAAGCGCGTTTCATATTGCACAAAGACTAAGAAATACGGTTGCCGATACACAAATGCAAACAGCGGGTTTTATAACGGTGTCTATTGGGATTGCTACGTGGCCGCATCATAGTGAAGATATAGAGCAAGTATATAAAAGTGCCGATAAAGCACTGTATTATGCTAAAAACCATGGCCGTAACCGTTGCTGTATTGCTGATTAATTAAGGAGTTGGGCTTAAATAAGTATTAATTTAAGTGTTTGGTTTTATAATTTTAAAGCAAGTATTTATGGGCTTAAAATTATAAAGGCTTGACATATATAGTTAACTCTATATAGTGGGCCGCAGCTAGAAAGAAAGCATGATAGTTTATAAATCTTTATTTCGTTGTTGTATAAGTAATACTTGTAGTACCGTCCTGAAGTTTTTAAGTACCATCTCATTTTTTGCTACACCCGCTCTTATGAGCATATTTTTTATTTTTATATCAGGATATTACAATGTCTAACATCGTATCAGGTACAGTTAAGTGGTTCAACGAGTCTAAAGGTTTTGGTTTCATCGAGCAAGAAAACGGCCCAGATGTTTTCGCACATTTCTCAGCAATCAAAAGCGAAGGTTTCAAAACTTTAGCTGAAGGCCAACGTGTAGAGTTCACTCTTTCACAAGGTCAAAAAGGTCCTCAAGCGGATAACATCACTCCGTTATAATTTTTACTTTTAAAGTAAAAATAAAAAAAAGCGCTTAAGGCGCTTTTTTTATGTCTAAAATTTGACTGTCCTACCTAAACACCTATTCTTTTATAACGATTTATTATGTTTTACGGTGTTATTATTTTTAAAGGCTTATTCTCACTTCTTTTTATATTTTGCGTACAACCTGTATTGGCAAATAACTTTAAGCTAACCATATATACTGATCATTTTGCACCGTATAACTTTTTAAACGATAAAGGCGATTTGACGGGTGTAAACTTTGATATCGTAAATACGTTATGCATTGACGCAAATGTAGAGTGCACATTTAAAGTACAGCCCTTTGCGCGTGCTATGAAGTCTGTGTCTTTAGATCCCCACTCTGCAATCTTTTCTGTAGCTAAACATGAAAACCGGGTAAGTGTATTCAATTGGCTTGGGCCATTAGTTTCGGGAGAAACTTACTTTTATAAGTTGGCCACTAATAATAAAGTACAGGGCGCTAGTTTGAGTGAGCTTAAAAGTTATACTTTAGGTATTGTTAGAGGAGATATATACGGCACGCTTGCTGAAAAGGCAGGCTTTGAGCGCGACAAAAACCTCTTAATAGTGGCTCATGAACAAGAGTACATTGAGTTATTTATAAAAAGCAGGTTAGATTTAATAATGGGGTCGGAGCAAGTCGTTAACAACCAACTTAAGGCATATGGTTTATCGCTAAACAATGTTGAACAACTGTATGAGCTGCCTGTACCGCCCTCACTAAGAGATAACTATTTAGCGTTTAATAAACAGGTGCCTTTAGAGATTACTAA
This genomic interval carries:
- a CDS encoding S9 family peptidase yields the protein MKKLFALSLSSSLALGCSQLAYASTDTLQLQDVFNLEYANQIDITDDGKTVYFVRNRMDIKTDRKVSNIWSVDYKTKQLQPLTSGVHMDYSPVLSPDGQRLAFISNRDGSSQIYMKWLKTGAVAKISNLTASPRAITWSPNSNQLIFSMFVPSSSAPPINLPGKPKGASWAEPAKFIDDVYYRADGGGYTQKGFSQLFVIDANGGNAKQLTDDEFDNAGEVSFSKDGKSLYFSANRHAQNQLKPTNSEVYKLNLNTLAIEPVTVRNGPDQQPKVSPDGRYLAYTGYDDKRTNYENTQLYIRDLKSGKTTSLTPNFDRSVGQIKWSANSKGVYFSYADEGQTALAYQPRSGKRKVITEQIGSVAFGRPYSGGDFDVSEDGEIAFTLSDTQRPADIATIKRGKAQRLTTLNADALDDKQLAKVEEIWLKSSHDQLPIQGWIAYPPGFDKSKKYPLVLEIHGGPVANYGPHFSAEVQLFAAKGNVVLYMNPRGSDSYGKKFAQTIHHNYPSNDYDDLMTGVDALIAKGFIDESKLFVTGGSGGGVLTAWIVGHTDRFAAAVVAKPVINWLSFVLTADFYPFFADYWFPGKPWDHIEHYMKRSPISYVGNVTTPTMLLTGESDYRTPISETEQFYQALKLQGVDTAMVRIPNASHGITARPSNLMTKVAYIQWWFDKHTNKK
- a CDS encoding 5-oxoprolinase subunit PxpA, whose translation is MKLNCDLGESFGAWTMGLDTEVMPHIDMANIACGFHGGDPDVIADTLFLAKQHNVQIGAHPSYPDQQGFGRRSMSLSAQELTNCLHYQIAALEGMAKVQGLTLSYVKPHGALYNDMMKNDHILQTVITAIAHYPSPLKLMILATKESAKHTFAANSLGVELILEAFADRQYTDEGHLVSRHLDGSVHNKAALMAQVKQLLKDGCVTTRSGKKLNLDANSLCVHGDNADGIALIKDIKSLCNSAE
- a CDS encoding glycoside hydrolase family 3 protein, whose translation is MPLQSSFAKPTLSLEQQIGQKLILDLRYFCQQGTAKQCRTPVTSLPDELAAAITKHNIGGVILFSENTQSIEQTINLNSQLQQAASKSSSKLPLFISIDQEGGRVARLPRDIATSFTGNMSIGATYKKHGTKYATQTATVIAKELKSLGINVNYAPTVDVNMNPDNPVINVRSFGENPALVSKLGAAQVAGYENNGVITSLKHFPGHGDTNVDSHTGLPQVNHSKEEIYQQDLAPFKHIIATQNPGMIMTAHIQYPQLDSSTFVSVDGKSMIKPATMSRTIITDILRGELNYQGVVVTDALDMAGISHFFTPTQAVINTFSAGVDLALMPIEIRTPDNLATLDKLIEELVTAVNTKQLNKTEIAQSAMRITSLKNTFKLTTNFDAFNALVDAKQIIGSQAHRKIEAELAVNAITEVKNNNAALPLKLTKGQHVHIIMPDTRKCMAMQQALEAASSASLSFSCSSLQGYKPTDAQHFIKQADVIIAGNATPNQSAVEIGGMDDLKDDPNFSLNSAQQPKALASLLSYAQSQNKKTVFISLRAPYDIAQFGNSADAVLASYAYNIDTDKNNIVAGPAFTALANVLLGSTSANGELPVTIK
- a CDS encoding sensor domain-containing diguanylate cyclase, whose translation is MFKKLLPALNLRLLILLLAFSAATSTLIGSFYSTYQVQKEQLTAFTLKSNLAYAQKLASTTDNFLESALQQLAYSAKVIEQATDDIKQLNNEAIRLNHQTNSFNSVVINIDGIIAATSPRFEKIIGKPINSPGALEALKEKRPLVSHPYMSAAGNLIVFISHPLFDSQGNYLGYIGGSLYLKEKNILNALLEQHYYEGGSYLYVVSSDKRILYHPEPNRIGSVVTNNAVIDAVLSGEKGVLQVTNSKNKPMLAGYAPVTLSGWGIVAQRPLKSTLSSLDTLTVEVIKRTIPMALVTFIFIGLFAHFIARPLKRLADNANTLDTPKSLEKLKNVKSWYFESHQLKTAMLKGVSLLQSQIGQLRHDAQTDPLTGAHNRRSLDSIVDCLIGEQTPFAILEIDIDFFKRVNDTFGHDIGDEVLKSLTNIIKSLCRKGDIVARTGGEEFILILPNEDSKSAFHIAQRLRNTVADTQMQTAGFITVSIGIATWPHHSEDIEQVYKSADKALYYAKNHGRNRCCIAD
- a CDS encoding cold-shock protein — its product is MSNIVSGTVKWFNESKGFGFIEQENGPDVFAHFSAIKSEGFKTLAEGQRVEFTLSQGQKGPQADNITPL
- a CDS encoding substrate-binding periplasmic protein; the encoded protein is MFYGVIIFKGLFSLLFIFCVQPVLANNFKLTIYTDHFAPYNFLNDKGDLTGVNFDIVNTLCIDANVECTFKVQPFARAMKSVSLDPHSAIFSVAKHENRVSVFNWLGPLVSGETYFYKLATNNKVQGASLSELKSYTLGIVRGDIYGTLAEKAGFERDKNLLIVAHEQEYIELFIKSRLDLIMGSEQVVNNQLKAYGLSLNNVEQLYELPVPPSLRDNYLAFNKQVPLEITKRFEIAYNKLVQEHGLARFMSPYEN